One genomic segment of Pempheris klunzingeri isolate RE-2024b chromosome 21, fPemKlu1.hap1, whole genome shotgun sequence includes these proteins:
- the lsm5 gene encoding U6 snRNA-associated Sm-like protein LSm5 — translation MAATPATNPSQLLPLELVDKCIGSRIHIVMKTDKEIVGTLLGFDDFVNMVLEDVTEFEITPEGRRITKLDQILLNGNNITMLIPGGEGPEV, via the exons ATGGCGGCGACTCCAGCAACAAACCCGTCGCAGCTGCTCCCACTTG AGCTTGTCGATAAATGTATCGGCTCCCGAATCCACATCGTCATGAAAACCGACAAAGAAATCGTCGGCACTCTGCTCGGCTTCGATGATTTTGTCA ATATGGTCCTGGAGGATGTGACTGAATT TGAAATCACACCAGAGGGACGGAGGATAACCAAACTGGACCAGATCCTCCTCAATGGCAACAACATCACCATG CTCATCCCTGGAGGAGAAGGTCCTGAAGTATGA
- the psme2 gene encoding proteasome activator complex subunit 2 → MSKTVSIKISGASALKVENFRQTLYQEAENLFSNYIPLKIIQLDALLRDDALSITDMSSLQAPLDIPIPDPPSPEDEEMETDKNEDDEKKKKKAPKCGFIKGNEKIMLLLERVKPEIVALRETIIVASCWIQHLIPKIEDGNDFGVAIQEKILERIAAVKTKVDGFQTNINKYFSERGDTVAKASKETHVMDYRSLVHEKDEMIYSEIRVIVLDVRGFYAELYDIISKNLEKVTNPKGEEKSSMY, encoded by the exons ATGTCAAAGACGGTCAGCATCAAGATCAGCGGCGCGAGCGCCTTAAAG GTGGAAAACTTCCGCCAGACCCTGTATCAAGAG gcAGAGAATCTGTTCTCCAACTACATCCCCCTGAAGATCATCCAGCTGGATGCTCTGCTCAGG gatgacGCCCTCAGCATCACAGACATGTCCTCCCTCCAGGCCCCCCTGGACATCCCCATCCCGGACCCTCCTTCCCCAGAGGACGAG GAAATGGAGACGGATAAGAATGAAGatgatgagaagaaaaagaagaaag ctccaaAATGTGGCTTCATCAAGGGGAATGAGAAGATAATGCTGCTTCTGGAGAGGGTGAAACCAGAGATCGTTGCTCTCAGAGAGACCATCATCGTT GCGTCCTGCTGGATTCAGCACCTCATCCCAAAGATCGAAGATGGGAACGACTTCGGCGTTGCCATCCag GAGAAAATCTTGGAGAGAATTGCTGCAGTGAAGACTAAAGTTGATGGTTttcagaccaacatcaacaa GTACTTTTCTGAGAGAGGAGATACTGTTGCAAAAGCTTCCAAAGAGACTCATGTG ATGGACTACCGCTCGCTTGTCCACGAGAAGGACGAGATGATCTACTCTGAGATCAGAGTGATCGTTCTCGACGTCCGCGGCTTCTAC GCCGAGCTTTACGACATCATCAGCAAGAATCTGGAGAAGGTGACCAATCCGAAGGGAGAGGAGAAATCTTCCATGTACTGA